The region CGGGTACCTGGCCGCGCGGCTGCGCGGTGAAGCACCGACGCAGGCTGCGGCGGCCGGCCATGAGCTCGCGTCGCTGGTGGTGGGCGCCCCCGGGGCGATCCTGCCCGAGGAGGTCCTCCCGCGACGCGGCGTGGCCGGAGCGCCGACCGCCGCGGATCCCGACCGGTTCGCCGGCTCGCGGCGTTGCGCGGTGGCGGACGGTGACCACGGCCACTACTCTTCAGACCACCGGACCACTGGTGGCCTCGTGGTCCTAGGGGACGCGACCACCGACCTGCCGGGTCCAGGGTAAGAGGGGGCCGAATGTCCAGCACGAGCCGCGGCAGGATCGAGCCCGTCCGCAGGCTGAAGGTGGCGGACTCCGTCGCCGAGCAGCTCGAGTCGATGATCGTCCGAGGGGACTTCGCGCCCGGTGACAAGCTGCCGCCGGAGCGGGCGCTGGCCGAGCAGTTCGGGGTCGGGCGCAGCTCGATGCGCGAGGCGATCCGCGTCGTCGAGGCGAACGGGATGCTCCGGACCGACCACGGCGTCGGTGTCTTCGTCGTCAGCCGGTCACGTCGCGCGCCCGACCTGTCGCAGCTGCTCGTGCTCGACGAGTACACGGTGCAGGAGCTGTTCGAGGTCCGGATCACTCTCGAGCGGGACGCCGCGGGGCTGGCCGCGGAACGCGCGACCGAGGACGAGACCGCCGAGCTGCGCGGCATCATCGAGGCGATGGCGAGTCCCGACCTCAGTGACCGGGACTTCGTCGCGCTCGACGCCGACCTGCACCGCGCGATCGCGCAGACGACGAAGAACTCGTTGCTGCTCAAGCTCCACTCCACGATCGAGCCCTTGTTCGTCGACTACTCGCAGCAGGTCGTCGGGCTGCGGGGCCGGCGGGAGGCCGCCCACGCCGGGCACCGCCAGATCGTCGACGCGGTCGGCGGGCACCGGGTCGACGACGCCCGCGCGGCGGCGGTGAAGCACATCCGCGACGTCGAGCGCGACATCATCGCGCACCTCGCACGGGACTGAGCGAAAGAACCCGCCCGGTGGCCGAACGCCCCGCCGCGCGGAGATCGACCACGTTCCGGCAGAACCTCTCATCCTGCCACTGCACCCGCTATGTCCGCTCTACGTACTTCCGGTCATAGGCGGCGTCGGTGGCGAGGTCTTGAATGCGGTCCCGCAGGCAGGTCCGCACTCACCGGGAGAAGCCATGCTCGCCATGTCCGACATGAAGACGCGGCTCGACGACGTCAAGACCAAGACGTCCGAGGCCGTGCGGGCGTCCGAGACCGACCAGGGGGCGTCGGCCGTGCTCGTCGCCGTGGTCCGGGAGTTCGACAGCAAGGCGGACAAGGCGAACCGGGTGGTCGCGGACACCGGCGAGGCCCGTGACTCCGTCATCGAGCTCGAACAAGCCGGCGACAGCGCCAAGGCCGCGGCCGAGGCGGACTCCGGCCTGGGCGAGGAGGCCCGCCAGGCGGTACTCGACGCCCACCTGGCGATCTGCATCCTCAAGACCGAGATCTGACGGCCCCGCTCCCGACGACCTCGGGAGGCCGGTGCTGTGTCTGCCCGCTCCGTCCCGGCTGCACCGGGGGGTCGGCCGGGAGGGCGGCGGGCAGCCGCACGGCGAGGAGGGCGATGTCGTCGCTGGTGTCGGACTCGCTGCGGGCGAGGAGCTCGTCGCAGAACGTCGCCAGCGGGGTGTCGAGGAGCTCCGAGGCGGCGGCCTCGAGCCGGGACGTCGTCTCGTCGAGGTCCCGGCAGCGCTGCTCCACGAGGCCGTCGGTGTAGAACAGCAGGGTCGAGCCCGGCTCGACCGTCGCGCGGCCCTGGGACCGGGCGGGGCCGCGCGAGGTCACGCCGAGCACCATTCCCGCTCCTTCGAGGAGGGACCGGGGGCCGTGCGCGGGGTGGACCAGCAGCGGGGCCGGGTGGCCGGCGCTGCTCCAGGTGAGGGTGGCACCGCCGTCCGGACGTCGTCGCAGGCGTGCGTAGAGCAGGCTCGCGAAGTCCGTGATCCCGAGCGCGACCGCGAGCTCGTCGAGGCGTTCGACGGCCCTCGCCGGCTCCATGGAGTCGTCCATGGCGATGCCGCGGAACATGCTGCGCAGCTGTCCCATCACGGTGGCGGCGTCCAGGTCGTGGCCCACGACGTCCCCGACGACGAGACCGAGGTCGCCGCCGGGGAGGGTGAAGGCGTCGTACCAGTCCCCGCCGACCTCGAGGGTGTCGAGCGCGGGTTGGTACCGGGCCTGGATCTCGACGTCGCGGCGCGGGGAGCTCGCTGAGCATCGCCTTCTGCAGGGTGAGCGCGGCGCGCCGGGTCTCCTGGAACCGCTGCGCGTGCTCGATGGCCACCGACGCGCGCGCGGCGAGCTCGCTGACGAACGTCAGGTCCTCGTCGGTGAAGCGCGGCCGGTCGCCCCAGGCGACGAAGGTCAGGGCGGCGATCACGGCCTCACCGGAGCGGATGGGGGTCAGGAGCGAGGTGTGCCAGCCGAGCCTGCGCTCCCAGTCCGCGAGGGCGGTGTCGCGCGCCCACCGGGCACTGTCGTCCAGGGGATGGTGCAGCAGGAGGGGGCGTCGCGTGCGCACGAGCTCGGCGAAGGGGTGGTCGTCGGCGTAGGTGAACGGCTCGGCGGAGGCGTCGGGGACCTCGACGTCGACCCGGCTGGTCAGCCGCCGTCCCGTGACGGGGCCGCCCGTCACCAGCGGGTCGAGGAGGTGGACGGTGCAGCCGTCGGCGAAGGTGGGGACGAGGACGTCGACGAGGGCCTGCAGCTCGCTGAGCGGTTCGAGCTCGCGGTTGACGGCCTCGGTCGCCCGGGCGAGCAGCTCCAGGCGGGTGCGGGCGCGGACCTCGGCGTCGATGTCGGTCTCGGTGCCGACCCACTCGATCGTGCGGCCTGCCACGACCACCGGCACCGCGCGGATCCTGAAGTGGCGGTGCCCGCCCCCTCCGACGGCGAGCCGGGCGACCCCGTCGAAGACGGAGCCGCTGTCGAGCGCTTCGCGCCAGCGTCGTTCCGTGTCCTCCCGATCGTGGGGATGGACCCTCGTCAGGAAGGCCGGCCGGTCCGCCGCCGGGGCGTCCGGGTCCGGCACCGGGGCGCCGTCGGCGGTGACGGTCCAGACCTCGGCGCACGTCGCCTCGATGAGGCTCCGGTAGCGGGTCACGGTCCGGAGCCGGGCCGCGGCGAGCTCGGACAGCTCTCGTCCCGTCGTCTCGGCCTCGGTGACGTCGACGAAGACGTTGCCCACCCCGACGACCTCGCCGCCCGCGCCGAAGACGGGGTAGTAGTTCATCCGCCAGACCTGGTGCGGCCCCCGGCCGTGCCAGAGCCGGCCCTCGATGCGGACCCGCTGGGCCCGGCCCGTGCGGAGGACTTCGCGGCACACCGCGGAGAACCGCGGGCCGCAGGGCTCGCCGTGGACCTCGTCGATCGTCCGGCCGATCCGTTCCTCCACCGTCCCCCCGTTGATCGAGGCGACCGTGGCGTTGACCCGCCGGTATCGGAGATCGGCGTCGACGTAGGTGAAGCCGACCGGGGCGTTCTCGAACAGCCCGTCGAGCAGGGCGCGGGTCTGGTCCGTGTCCGGGCTCCCGGACTCGTCGGACAGGATCCCGACGACCCCGAGGAGCCGGCCCTCCGCGTGGACCGGGTGGCACCGGTACGCCAGCGGCCGGCCGTGCTCCGAGGTGCTCGGGAGCGTGCCGGACCAGGTCGCTCCCGCCTGCGCGTCGGCCGTGGTCTGCCGCCCGGCCGCCTCGTCCGGCGGCGCGATCCCCACGACGCCGCCGTCCACCCCGAGGACCTCGGAGCTGGTCCGCGCGGTCAGCCGCTCCGCCTCGGAGGTCCAGACGACGACCCGGCCCTGCGCGTCGAGGGCGAACGCGCCGACCCGGACGTGATCCAGCAACGCAGCCCACAACGGTGCCCGCTCGTCCACCGAACCGCCACCTTCTCCAGCTCCCGGCAACATCGACGCCGGCACTACGGCTCTCCGCCGGAGAGGACCGGCTGGTCCCTCCGCGTGCGGAGCCTGGGAGCAATCTAGTGGCAACGAGCAGACCGGGAAGGGACGCGCGCGCGAGGTCGGCGCCCCGTCGTTGTGCGGGACGAGGCGCCGACGACCGGCCCGCGTCGTAGGGCCCGTCCTAGGCGATGAAGCGGACGTTGTCCGCCACGCCGTGGGCGGGATCCTCGGTCGGGGTGATGGCGCGCAGGACGAGTCCGCCCTGCAGCTTGACCAGCTGCGAGGTGAGCGTGGTGAGGTAGCGGAAGCCGGCGCGGGGATCGACCACGGTCCGCGGCGAGACGTCCGCGGCGGCGCGGAGCACGTTGCGGAACAACTCCGACGGCGCGGGCTGGACCAGCCAGGCCGGGCCGGACGGACCGGGAGCCCCCTGCACGCCGGGCACGCCGACCGGGCCGGCCGGTCCGGGCGGACCCTGCTCGCCCTGCAGGCCCTGCGGTCCGGCGATGCCGCGCGGGCCGTCCTCGCCCTGCTCCCCGGGCAGGCCTCGAGGCCCGCGTTCGCCCTGCTCGCCGGTCTCCCCGATGACACCTCGCTGGCCCTGGGCGCCGGGCTGGCCGGCCGGTCCGGGCGCGCCGTCCTCGCCGGGCGCACCCTGCTCGCCGGTGGAGCCCTGTGCCCCACGGGGCCCCTGCTCCCCGGTCGGCCCCTCGGGGCCCTTGTCCCCGCGCTCGCCGGGCGGACCCGCGATGCCGGCCGGGCCCTGGTCACCACGCTCGCCGGAAAGCCCGACGGCGCCGGTCGGACCCTTGTCGCCGGTCTCCCCGGTCAGGCCCTTCGGGCCCTGCTCGCCCTGCGGGCCCTTGTCCCCGACGGGGCCGACGGGGCCCTTCGGGCCGGTCTCGCCCTTGGGGCCCGGGTCTCCGGCGAGGCCCTTCGGGCCGGCGTCGCCCTGGGCGCCGGGCTCACGCCTGTCCTTCCTGTCACCGACCGGGCCCTGAGGTCCCCTGTCGGGCTTTCGTGCTTCAGTGGGCTGAGTCATGAGGAAAATGCCTTTCGACGATTCGAGAACGCGCTGCGGCACGGTGATGCGCAGCATTCTGTGACGGATTCTGGTGTGCTCGCAATGGCGCCATGTGGTCGCGCCTCGCTGACGTGCGACGAACACAGGATGAGGTGGGCGCGATCGCGGCCTGTTGAGTACGGCCCCGTGACCTGCTGCTCAAGATCCAGGGGATGTCCTGTCGGCCGTCCCGGCTCTGCGACGGAGGTGGGCGGCGAAATCGAGCATACGCAATTCCGGGATCCGGGCAAGTCGAGCCGCGCTCGTCGTGGAACGGACCGGGGAAGACCTCCTGACGTGATCGCGAGAATTATCGAGGAATTCATCGATCGCCGGGGGCGGCGGGTCGCCCGTTCCGGCCAGGACTCACGCCGGCACCCCGTCGGCTGTGCGTCGTGGACCCTGCGCCAACAGCTGCCGCCGGAACGAGTCGACGTCGGCGTGCGCCGGGCTGGTGGTGCGGAGGAAGTCGAGGAGCGCGCCGGCGAACCGCGCAGGGTGCTCGGAGTGCGGGAAGTGCCCGGTGTCGTCGAAGATCTCGAGGCGGCTCCCGGGCAGCCGGTCGTGGGCGGCGGTGGTGTGGGCGACGGGGATGACGGCGTCGGCGGTGCCGCCGACGAGGAGGACCGGGATGTTGGCGAGCAGGTAGAGCCTGCCGTTGCCGTCGAGGCGTTGGCCGGACCAGCTCAGCGCGCTGCGCACGGTCTGGACGAACGCGCCGCGCGCGCCGTCGTCGGCGAAGGAGCTGAGAGCGCGGGACAGTTCGTCGGCGGCGATCGGTACCCCCGGAACGATGCGGACGGCCCGGTGCGCGAGGTCGGCGACCCTGCGCGGGGTGAGGGCGTTCAGCACCCGGAGCACCGTCGCGGTGCCGGGTAGGCTCGCGGCACGCAGGGCGATGCTCACGTCCGGGCCGAGCCCGCCGCTGGCGTCGAGGACGAGCCGTTCGGTGAGCTCGGGGAACTGGTAGGCGAACTGCATCGCGACGCCACCGCCGAACGAGTGCCCCACCACGGTGGCGCCGTCCAGGTGCAACGCGACGAGGAGGTCGCGCAGGCCGGCGGCGTAGGCGCCGAGGGAGTAGTCGCCGTTGCGGGGTTTCGCCGATTCCCCGTGGCCGAGCAGGTCCGGTGCGATGACGTGGGCGTGCCGGCCGAGCAGCGGCAGTACCGGCAGCCAGGTCGCCGAGCTGCTCGCCAGCCCGTGCAGCAGTACCACCGTCGGTCCGCCGCTGCGTTCCCCGGCCTCCAGGAAGGTCACCCGCTGGTCGTGGAGGGTGATCTCACGGCGGGTGACGGGTACGGCCGGGGGCTGTCGGGTGCAGCGGCGGGTCCGGGGCGCCCCGTCGGGGCGCGCGGGGTCGGGTCGGGGGAGCAGGGTCATGGCGTCCTTCGGGTCGGGGGTGCCGGCCGGTCGGAGGCGACGTCGTCTTCCGCACGGGGTCGAGGGGACAGCGAGCTCGGGGTGGTGTCGGGAGCGAGGTAGCCGCTCCGCGTGATCGATAGCCCGAGCATCGGCGTTACCCGCGTCACACGCTCCCGGCCGACCCCTGTCGGGGTAGTTCCCTGTCGAGGGGGCCTCGTTGTGGTGAGGATGGGCGCCATGGACGTCCCCGCGCGAGTCGAGCACGTCACGTACTCGACCTGTCGGCGCGGGTTCGACCCCCGGGACGCGTACGAGGTGCGGGCGCATTCGCCCGAGGACTGCGGATGCGGGTGCTTTCGGAACAGGCCCCCGTGCTTCTCGTGCCGCCAGCCCTTCTGCACCTGCACGGTGCACCGACTCACGTCCGCGGTCGTCGTCGCGAGCACACCGACCGTGACCACGGCGGCCCGGCTCCTCTTACCTCGCGCCCACCTGCGCGCCCCCGCTCAGCGGCGCAGGAGGCGCAGCAGGGCCGGCGGCCGGCCGCCGAAGCCTTCCGCCTCCAGCGCGGCCAGCAGGATTCGTGGCACGTCGCGGAGCAGCGGGAAGACGAGGTAGCGCGGCGTCCAGGCCGGGGAGAACTTGGCGTTGAACCGGTAGAGGCTGTCGATCTGCCACCAGCGCGAGCCGAGGTGCAGGAGTCTCGCCCACAGCCGGGTGGCCGGCCCCGCGCCGATGCGCTCGCCACGTTCGAGAGTGGCCCTGAACAGGGCGAAGTTGAGCGACACCCGAGTCACGCCGAGGCCCTCGGCGGCCCTCATCAGCTCGACGATCATCGCCTCGGTCACCCCGTTCTCGGTGTCCGGGGCGCGGCGCATGAGATCGAGCGACAGGCCGTCGGCGCCCCAGGGGACGAGCTGGAGCAGCCCGCGGACCCGGTCGCCGGCGCCGTCCGGGCCGTGGGCGGTGACCAGCACGGCGGCGGGGTCCTGCGGCTCGGCCACCCGGGACAACGCCATGGAGAAGCCGCGTTCGGTGGCGTCCCCGCGCCAGCTCGCGGCGAGCTCGGCGAGGGCGGCCCGCTCGTGGTCGTCGAGCTCCCCGCAGCGCCGGACGCGCACCGTGTACCCGGCGCGGACGATGCGGGCGTGCGCCTGGCGGACGCCCTTCATCGGGCGGCCGCCGAGGGTGAAGGTGTCCGTCGACAGGACGGCTTCGTCGCCGAGCTCGAGCGCGTCCAGGCCCGCCTTGGCGTAGGCGGTCGCCCCGCGTTCCGAGCACGCGAGCACCGCCGGGGTCCAGCCGTGCTCGACGCATTCGGCCAGGTAGGCCTCGATCGCGCCGGGCCATGCTCCGGTGTCGCCGAGCGGGTCGCCGGAGGCCAGCGCGACGCCGGCGAGCACCCGGTGGGCGACGGCCGCGTGGCCGCCGGGGGCGAGGACCACGGCCTTGTCCGGGCGGAGCGCGAAGTAGCCCAGGGACTCCGGATCGCGGTCCTTGGCCAGCAGTGCACGGAGCCGTTCGGAGTCCTCCGCGCTCTGCCCCGGACGGGGTTCGGCGGAGCGGAGCAGGTGGTAGCCGGCCACCACGACGGCCACGACGCCGAAGGTCAGGCCGACCGTGGCGGTCAGGTCGTCGAGCCAGCGCACCCGGAACTGCACGGGACCGCTGACGCCGACCAGCGACAGCGCCGCGTGGGTCGCCTCGTCGAGCGCGCCGGGGTGGCCCACGAGCCGTCGGCCGTTGATCGCCAGCAGCAGCCAGACCAGCCCGAACCCGGCCGCCGCGAACTGTACGAACAAGGCGGCGGCCCGCACGAGACTGTGCGGATCCGGGCGCGCGACGAACCACCGCCGGGTGAAGAGCAGGGCCGCGCACAGCAGGGCCGCGGCCGCGGCCGCGATGTACCCGTGCCGGGTCGCGATACCGTGCGTCACGTCGGCGACCGCGATCACCGCCGTGACGACGACGCCCAGCTGCCACGCGCGCCGCTTGCGACGGCGCAGCCCGGTGGCCACGAGCAGCAGCCCGACGCCGGCGACCAGGGCGATGACGACACCCGCGAGGCCGATCGTCGGAGGCAGGCCGAGCGAGCTCCGCAGCTCGGGGCTGAGCATCCGGCGGGGCCCGGGGAACACGGTCGAGACGATGGTCAGCAGGGCGACGAGCCGGGTCGACCACACGACCGTGCGCACGGCTGCGACGCCGGCGATGCGACGACGGCGGGCGCCCGGATCGGGTGCCTCCGGTGTCCTCCGGCGTGCGTCGGGGGCAGAAGCGTCGGCGCGGGACATGGGCACCTCCCCTGACTCCGGCGACGGTGTCGCCCGCCGCGCCCGGCCCGGGCTGCCGGTCGCCGATCCACCGGACCGCGGATGCGGCGGGGGACCGATCGCGGCGATCAGCTTCGGCAGGTCCACTCGAGCCGCCGCCGTTTCGCCTCCGAGCACGTGGCCAGACGATGCCATGGTCCACCCGAGCGGGTGTATGCGGTGAGGGATCGTCCCGTTGCGCCGACCACGTCCGGTTCGCTCGCCGGCCGGTCGTCGAGGGGTTCGCCGCGGCGGAGGGTGAATCGGCGGATCACCGTCGACGGCCGGGGAGGAACCGCCGGCGCGTGGTTCTGCCGAGTCGAGACGCAGGGCACGGGTTGGTCGCATCAGGCCGGTGCCCCGCCCGGGAGCGACC is a window of Pseudonocardia sp. T1-2H DNA encoding:
- a CDS encoding FadR/GntR family transcriptional regulator, translating into MSSTSRGRIEPVRRLKVADSVAEQLESMIVRGDFAPGDKLPPERALAEQFGVGRSSMREAIRVVEANGMLRTDHGVGVFVVSRSRRAPDLSQLLVLDEYTVQELFEVRITLERDAAGLAAERATEDETAELRGIIEAMASPDLSDRDFVALDADLHRAIAQTTKNSLLLKLHSTIEPLFVDYSQQVVGLRGRREAAHAGHRQIVDAVGGHRVDDARAAAVKHIRDVERDIIAHLARD
- a CDS encoding PP2C family protein-serine/threonine phosphatase; translation: MGHDLDAATVMGQLRSMFRGIAMDDSMEPARAVERLDELAVALGITDFASLLYARLRRRPDGGATLTWSSAGHPAPLLVHPAHGPRSLLEGAGMVLGVTSRGPARSQGRATVEPGSTLLFYTDGLVEQRCRDLDETTSRLEAAASELLDTPLATFCDELLARSESDTSDDIALLAVRLPAALPADPPVQPGRSGQTQHRPPEVVGSGAVRSRS
- a CDS encoding alpha/beta fold hydrolase, whose translation is MTLLPRPDPARPDGAPRTRRCTRQPPAVPVTRREITLHDQRVTFLEAGERSGGPTVVLLHGLASSSATWLPVLPLLGRHAHVIAPDLLGHGESAKPRNGDYSLGAYAAGLRDLLVALHLDGATVVGHSFGGGVAMQFAYQFPELTERLVLDASGGLGPDVSIALRAASLPGTATVLRVLNALTPRRVADLAHRAVRIVPGVPIAADELSRALSSFADDGARGAFVQTVRSALSWSGQRLDGNGRLYLLANIPVLLVGGTADAVIPVAHTTAAHDRLPGSRLEIFDDTGHFPHSEHPARFAGALLDFLRTTSPAHADVDSFRRQLLAQGPRRTADGVPA
- a CDS encoding phosphatidylglycerol lysyltransferase domain-containing protein, producing MSRADASAPDARRRTPEAPDPGARRRRIAGVAAVRTVVWSTRLVALLTIVSTVFPGPRRMLSPELRSSLGLPPTIGLAGVVIALVAGVGLLLVATGLRRRKRRAWQLGVVVTAVIAVADVTHGIATRHGYIAAAAAALLCAALLFTRRWFVARPDPHSLVRAAALFVQFAAAGFGLVWLLLAINGRRLVGHPGALDEATHAALSLVGVSGPVQFRVRWLDDLTATVGLTFGVVAVVVAGYHLLRSAEPRPGQSAEDSERLRALLAKDRDPESLGYFALRPDKAVVLAPGGHAAVAHRVLAGVALASGDPLGDTGAWPGAIEAYLAECVEHGWTPAVLACSERGATAYAKAGLDALELGDEAVLSTDTFTLGGRPMKGVRQAHARIVRAGYTVRVRRCGELDDHERAALAELAASWRGDATERGFSMALSRVAEPQDPAAVLVTAHGPDGAGDRVRGLLQLVPWGADGLSLDLMRRAPDTENGVTEAMIVELMRAAEGLGVTRVSLNFALFRATLERGERIGAGPATRLWARLLHLGSRWWQIDSLYRFNAKFSPAWTPRYLVFPLLRDVPRILLAALEAEGFGGRPPALLRLLRR